The Chloroflexota bacterium genome has a window encoding:
- a CDS encoding sugar phosphate isomerase/epimerase has translation MFKTSMSISPQPANFAPLLFAGYWELGIEKAAELGYDAVELSLLDPSPELLMRIADMVRQKGLSVAAVATGQSYYTDGLSLTNSDPAVQAKLLDRMKRFIDFLAPWQGCLIIGGVRGKLSAGPAEQDEQRQQALAVVRSYAEYARSTGVCVAIEPINRYETNFLNTIAEALSFADEVGLDNVVILADTFHMNIEEVSLAQSLELAGERLGYVHLVDSNRRAPGQGHLCFAEVVSVLRKIGFKGYINAEILPWPDSETAAKLAIDYFHSL, from the coding sequence ATGTTCAAAACTAGCATGTCTATTTCCCCCCAACCTGCCAATTTTGCGCCCTTGCTGTTCGCTGGCTATTGGGAACTGGGCATCGAGAAAGCAGCAGAGTTGGGGTATGACGCAGTGGAGTTAAGTTTATTAGATCCATCTCCGGAACTCTTGATGCGTATCGCAGATATGGTGCGCCAAAAAGGCTTGTCGGTGGCCGCTGTTGCCACAGGGCAGTCTTATTACACGGATGGTTTGAGTTTAACGAACTCAGATCCTGCTGTGCAAGCAAAATTGCTTGATAGGATGAAGCGATTCATAGATTTCCTTGCGCCTTGGCAGGGTTGCCTGATCATAGGCGGGGTTCGAGGCAAGCTCAGCGCAGGCCCCGCTGAGCAGGACGAGCAACGCCAGCAAGCCTTGGCAGTGGTCCGAAGCTATGCTGAATATGCTCGTTCTACTGGGGTCTGTGTGGCTATCGAACCCATTAACCGCTATGAAACCAATTTTCTGAACACGATTGCAGAAGCATTGTCATTCGCAGATGAAGTTGGTCTGGACAATGTCGTGATTCTTGCCGATACATTCCACATGAATATCGAAGAAGTATCCCTAGCCCAATCTCTGGAGCTTGCGGGAGAGAGGCTTGGCTATGTGCATCTAGTGGATAGCAATCGCCGTGCTCCTGGCCAAGGGCATCTTTGTTTTGCGGAGGTCGTGTCAGTTCTCCGCAAGATAGGTTTCAAGGGTTACATCAACGCAGAAATTTTGCCCTGGCCTGATAGCGAGACGGCAGCAAAACTGGCTATTGACTACTTTCACTCGCTGTGA
- the trmFO gene encoding FADH(2)-oxidizing methylenetetrahydrofolate--tRNA-(uracil(54)-C(5))-methyltransferase TrmFO, whose amino-acid sequence MVEIVVIGGGLAGSEAAWQAAQRGVRVILYEMRPAVMTPAHRTAYLAELVCSNSLGSNLPDRAPGLLKAELRYLRSLILACADENAVPAGGALAVDREGFAQAITAQIEMHPLISIRRTEVQEIPKEGIVVIATGPLTSQLLAEDIARLTGQEHLYFYDAMAPIVTLESIDMSRAFRASRYGRGQDDYINCPMTREEYEHFVDELLKAETIPLREFEREDQHFFEACLPVEVIARRGRNALAFGPLKPVGLIDPRTGRQPYAVVQLRQDNLAGTLYNLVGFQTNLKWSEQKRVFSLIPGLEHAEFVRYGQMHRNTFINSPALLDATMECRQRRGLFFAGQITGTEGYIASTGSGYVAGLNAARLAMGMHLVEFPRTTMLGALCHYVASAEATGFQPMKPNFGLMPPLEGRQRGKRQRYRAYAERAMTALQEFVAMHDVLPL is encoded by the coding sequence ATGGTCGAGATCGTGGTGATCGGCGGAGGGTTGGCTGGTAGCGAAGCTGCTTGGCAAGCAGCGCAACGTGGTGTGCGAGTGATCCTCTACGAGATGCGACCCGCCGTGATGACGCCGGCACATCGCACTGCCTATCTGGCCGAATTGGTTTGCAGCAACTCTCTCGGTTCAAATTTGCCAGATCGGGCACCGGGTCTGCTGAAGGCAGAGCTGCGCTACCTCAGGTCGCTGATTCTGGCCTGTGCGGATGAGAATGCTGTGCCCGCCGGAGGAGCTTTGGCTGTGGATCGGGAGGGCTTTGCTCAGGCAATCACGGCTCAGATTGAAATGCATCCCCTTATCTCCATACGGCGCACTGAAGTGCAGGAGATCCCGAAAGAAGGCATTGTGGTTATTGCAACTGGGCCACTCACTTCGCAATTGCTAGCCGAGGACATTGCCCGCCTGACTGGTCAGGAGCATCTGTACTTCTACGATGCCATGGCTCCTATTGTCACGCTGGAGTCCATCGACATGAGCCGTGCTTTCCGTGCTTCCCGTTATGGACGAGGCCAGGATGACTATATCAATTGTCCGATGACTCGGGAAGAGTACGAGCACTTTGTGGATGAGCTATTGAAAGCTGAAACAATACCCCTGCGTGAGTTTGAGCGGGAGGATCAGCATTTCTTTGAGGCCTGTCTGCCTGTGGAGGTGATTGCACGGCGTGGGCGGAATGCGCTGGCTTTTGGCCCTCTGAAGCCGGTGGGTTTGATCGATCCGCGTACGGGGCGGCAGCCGTACGCTGTAGTGCAACTGCGCCAGGACAATTTGGCAGGCACATTGTATAACTTGGTCGGCTTTCAGACGAATTTGAAGTGGAGCGAACAGAAGCGCGTTTTCTCGCTTATCCCTGGTCTGGAGCACGCTGAATTTGTGCGCTATGGGCAGATGCACCGCAATACCTTCATTAATTCGCCTGCATTGTTGGATGCAACAATGGAATGCCGACAGCGGAGGGGGCTGTTCTTTGCTGGGCAAATCACCGGGACCGAAGGGTACATTGCGTCCACGGGCAGCGGCTATGTGGCCGGACTCAACGCTGCCCGTCTGGCCATGGGCATGCACTTGGTGGAATTCCCGCGTACCACCATGCTTGGTGCTCTTTGTCACTATGTGGCATCAGCGGAAGCGACAGGTTTTCAACCGATGAAGCCCAATTTTGGTCTGATGCCACCACTTGAAGGCAGGCAGCGAGGGAAGAGACAACGCTATCGGGCGTATGCGGAGAGAGCGATGACTGCTCTGCAAGAATTTGTGGCTATGCACGATGTTTTGCCTTTATAA
- a CDS encoding M28 family peptidase, which translates to MRSHDSGFRQVALAAFALALLLVACAHKSNKTEQFDGQKAYLHVLKQCDFGPRPTGSEENQQTAEYIISELHKSGWVTDVQGFTYRGINARNIIGAQGSGPLIILGVHYDTRPIADRDPIDRNRPVPGANDGASGVAVLLELARVLDLSKAGIQVWLVFFDAEDRGNINGWPFSVGASYMAQRLSVRPEAVVVVDMVGDSEQQLFWEQNSDEQLLRTLWAIAADLGYEKYFIPQYRYAIIDDHLPFRQLGLAAVDIIDFDYPYWHTTEDTLDKVSPESLQRVGRVLETWLENY; encoded by the coding sequence ATGCGAAGCCATGACAGTGGTTTTAGACAGGTAGCACTTGCTGCTTTTGCGCTTGCCCTTTTGTTGGTAGCCTGCGCGCACAAAAGCAACAAGACAGAGCAATTTGACGGACAGAAAGCTTATCTCCATGTGCTCAAACAGTGCGATTTTGGCCCTCGCCCCACTGGCTCAGAAGAAAATCAGCAGACAGCAGAATACATTATTTCAGAGCTACACAAATCAGGGTGGGTGACTGATGTACAAGGCTTTACCTATCGTGGTATTAATGCACGCAATATCATCGGTGCACAGGGTAGTGGTCCACTGATCATCCTAGGCGTGCACTATGACACGCGTCCCATCGCCGACCGTGATCCAATTGATCGCAACCGCCCAGTTCCCGGCGCCAACGACGGAGCTAGTGGTGTCGCAGTATTGCTGGAACTGGCACGTGTTTTGGATCTCAGCAAAGCAGGCATCCAAGTCTGGCTCGTCTTTTTCGACGCCGAGGATCGCGGTAACATCAATGGATGGCCCTTTTCGGTAGGCGCCTCTTACATGGCACAGCGTCTTTCTGTAAGACCAGAGGCAGTCGTTGTAGTGGATATGGTTGGTGATAGCGAACAGCAGCTCTTCTGGGAACAAAATTCCGATGAGCAGTTGCTGAGAACCTTATGGGCCATTGCGGCTGACCTGGGATACGAGAAGTATTTCATTCCACAGTACCGCTACGCCATTATAGACGACCACCTACCATTTCGCCAACTAGGGCTTGCAGCAGTGGACATTATTGACTTTGACTATCCCTACTGGCATACTACAGAAGACACTCTGGACAAGGTAAGCCCAGAGAGTTTGCAGCGAGTAGGACGTGTGCTGGAAACATGGCTTGAGAATTATTAA
- the pgk gene encoding phosphoglycerate kinase, translating into MEAGILTLDDFDFRNKTVILRVDINSPIDHKTGRLANDNRIRKSLPTIKELSEVGARVVMLAHQGDIEDYHNLVPLDIHAECLSELLGREVAFMDDIVGPAALQRVRELQPGDVLLLNNVRYLTEEVSTFVQFVKLTPAQLAKTWLVRNLAPLADCYVCEAFAAAHRYTPSLIGFAEVLPSAGGRLFIEEFSALVRVKENPKHPSVYVLGGARIADAFSMMEQVLGEGAADYVLTSGLNGEVMLLAKGYVLGEPTERFIHEKGLTPYIEKARQLLQRYGDKILYPVDVAVDDRGRREIAVEDLPSDHLIVDIGQQTIARYISLIQKAATIFVNGPAGIYENRTSALGTERLWKAIADAPGYSVIGGGDSVAAGAKFGVLERMGYVCTSGGGMVRFLSGQELPVVEVLRRAAQRYQASMRGV; encoded by the coding sequence GTGGAAGCTGGAATTCTCACCTTAGACGACTTTGATTTTCGTAACAAGACCGTTATCCTGCGTGTGGATATCAATTCTCCTATTGACCACAAAACAGGGCGCCTAGCCAACGACAACCGCATCCGCAAAAGTCTGCCCACGATCAAAGAACTGTCAGAAGTCGGTGCTCGTGTGGTGATGCTAGCGCATCAAGGGGATATTGAGGATTACCACAACCTCGTCCCTTTGGACATACATGCTGAGTGCCTTTCCGAATTGCTCGGACGGGAAGTAGCATTCATGGACGATATTGTCGGCCCTGCTGCTTTGCAACGAGTCAGGGAGCTGCAGCCTGGGGATGTGCTGCTTTTGAATAATGTGCGCTATCTGACTGAGGAAGTTTCCACTTTCGTTCAATTTGTAAAGTTGACTCCTGCGCAGTTAGCCAAAACATGGCTGGTACGCAACTTAGCACCGCTTGCAGACTGCTATGTCTGCGAAGCGTTTGCTGCAGCCCATCGCTACACTCCGTCGCTGATCGGTTTTGCAGAGGTTCTGCCTTCTGCAGGCGGACGGCTGTTTATTGAAGAGTTCAGCGCCCTTGTACGTGTGAAAGAGAATCCCAAACATCCTAGCGTTTATGTCTTGGGTGGAGCACGCATAGCTGATGCTTTTAGCATGATGGAGCAAGTCTTAGGTGAGGGTGCTGCAGATTATGTCTTGACTTCTGGACTGAATGGTGAGGTAATGCTCTTAGCCAAGGGATACGTGCTTGGAGAGCCAACCGAGCGCTTTATCCACGAGAAAGGCTTGACTCCCTATATTGAAAAAGCACGTCAATTGCTCCAACGTTATGGAGATAAGATCCTCTACCCCGTAGATGTGGCTGTAGATGACCGAGGTCGGAGAGAAATTGCTGTAGAGGATTTGCCTTCAGATCATCTCATCGTAGACATAGGACAGCAAACCATTGCTCGCTATATCTCGCTCATACAGAAGGCGGCGACTATCTTCGTGAACGGACCGGCCGGCATCTACGAGAATCGCACGAGTGCATTGGGAACTGAGCGATTATGGAAAGCAATCGCAGATGCACCCGGATACTCGGTGATTGGTGGTGGTGATAGCGTCGCTGCTGGTGCCAAGTTTGGTGTACTGGAACGTATGGGATACGTGTGTACTTCGGGTGGCGGCATGGTGCGCTTCCTGTCAGGGCAAGAACTACCCGTGGTGGAGGTTCTGCGGCGTGCCGCACAGCGCTACCAAGCCTCAATGAGGGGGGTCTAG
- a CDS encoding type II glyceraldehyde-3-phosphate dehydrogenase encodes MSKVRVAVAGYGTIGTRLADGVARQEDMELVGVADVTPTLPIRALHESGMPYRLFIVDPARKSEFDALGIPVSGTFEELLDQVDVVLDAAPGGIGAKNKELYLKHGVKAIFQGGEKDEIADVFFHGYANYEKGIGQRFLKLTSCNTTGLIRAVDAVDRMVGVEKIAITIIRRVADPGDTHRGYVDLLRPDPVPSHQAVDLMHIMPHVQATGLLVHTPVTHGHIINIVATPKRSVSREALLETFREHPRIRVVRLADGFNSNTALFQYARHLGNKRSDMYEIAIWEECIGFSGQDVMFAINIPQEAVTIPETIDGVRACMMMQTNRLEAVGLTNKYLGLKPGR; translated from the coding sequence ATGAGCAAGGTAAGAGTTGCAGTTGCTGGTTATGGTACTATTGGTACGCGTTTGGCAGATGGTGTGGCAAGGCAGGAAGATATGGAGTTAGTGGGAGTCGCGGATGTGACGCCGACACTGCCCATTCGTGCTCTTCATGAAAGCGGCATGCCATACCGGCTTTTCATAGTAGATCCTGCGCGCAAATCGGAATTTGATGCCCTAGGGATACCCGTTTCTGGCACGTTCGAGGAATTGCTGGATCAGGTAGATGTGGTTTTGGATGCTGCCCCAGGCGGAATAGGAGCAAAAAACAAAGAACTTTACCTAAAGCATGGGGTGAAGGCTATTTTTCAGGGCGGAGAGAAGGATGAGATAGCTGATGTTTTCTTCCATGGATACGCGAATTATGAGAAAGGAATTGGACAGAGATTTTTAAAGCTCACCTCATGTAATACCACCGGTTTGATTCGTGCAGTGGATGCTGTGGATCGCATGGTGGGTGTAGAAAAGATCGCTATTACGATTATCCGTCGGGTAGCCGATCCGGGAGATACTCATCGAGGCTATGTGGATTTGCTCAGACCCGATCCAGTACCAAGCCACCAGGCAGTTGACCTGATGCATATCATGCCTCATGTGCAGGCTACCGGTCTTTTGGTCCATACTCCCGTTACCCATGGCCATATCATTAATATCGTGGCCACGCCCAAAAGATCAGTGAGCAGGGAGGCATTGCTCGAAACCTTCCGTGAGCATCCGCGCATCCGCGTCGTCCGGCTTGCGGATGGTTTCAATTCGAATACAGCGCTTTTCCAATATGCGCGCCACCTGGGGAACAAGCGGAGTGATATGTATGAAATCGCAATTTGGGAAGAGTGCATTGGTTTTTCCGGTCAGGATGTGATGTTTGCCATCAACATCCCACAAGAGGCCGTAACCATTCCCGAGACCATTGATGGCGTGCGAGCATGCATGATGATGCAGACGAACCGGTTGGAAGCTGTTGGATTGACGAACAAGTATTTGGGATTGAAGCCAGGCCGCTAA
- the hflX gene encoding GTPase HflX, with protein sequence MTRNRNTHPILAEPERAYLVGAEVKGEVYPWRLEDSLAELAELARTAGVEVVGQTEQRLETINPGTYIGKGKVEELKVLARELDIDTFIFDDELSPAQQRNLEEELGTKVVDRTALILDIFAKHAHTREGALQVELAQYIYRLPRLTRAWTHLARQAGGAAARGGPGGVGLRGPGETQLETDRRLIRQRITQLKKELEHVRNHRKQYRKHRKEQGMPVISLVGYTNAGKSTLLNTLTHAGVLATDMLFATLDPVTRRLILPGGKEALLTDTVGFIQKLPTQLVAAFRATLEEISEADLILHIVDITHPNVREQVRTVEQVLKEIGAAHKPMLVALNKIDLLKDPDSAQVATAQFPNAVAISALHGQGLDNLLLQIERMLTQQMVLVRARVPYAASELVALFHRHGIVMQERHGQSGIVIEGKLPPGLMARFEPYLE encoded by the coding sequence ATTACGAGAAACAGAAATACGCATCCCATCCTTGCTGAGCCAGAAAGGGCTTATTTGGTTGGGGCAGAAGTAAAAGGCGAGGTTTACCCTTGGCGCCTTGAAGATTCCCTAGCAGAGTTGGCTGAGCTTGCACGCACAGCCGGCGTAGAGGTAGTGGGACAGACTGAACAACGCTTGGAGACAATCAATCCAGGCACCTATATAGGCAAGGGGAAAGTAGAAGAGTTAAAGGTTCTGGCTCGAGAGCTGGACATAGATACTTTCATCTTCGATGACGAACTCTCGCCAGCACAGCAACGCAATCTCGAAGAAGAACTGGGCACTAAGGTAGTGGATCGCACGGCCCTCATCCTTGACATCTTTGCCAAACACGCCCATACGCGTGAGGGGGCGCTGCAGGTGGAGCTAGCGCAATACATTTACCGTTTGCCGCGCCTGACCCGTGCCTGGACTCACCTAGCGCGCCAAGCAGGTGGGGCAGCGGCTCGTGGTGGGCCAGGGGGTGTGGGACTACGTGGACCAGGCGAAACGCAACTGGAAACCGACCGCCGCCTCATTCGTCAGCGCATCACTCAGCTCAAGAAAGAGCTGGAGCACGTGCGCAACCACCGCAAGCAATACCGCAAGCACCGCAAAGAGCAGGGCATGCCTGTTATCTCGCTGGTAGGCTACACCAACGCTGGCAAATCCACCTTGCTCAACACACTGACCCATGCTGGCGTACTGGCCACGGACATGCTTTTTGCGACATTGGATCCGGTTACGCGGCGTCTCATCCTCCCGGGTGGCAAGGAGGCGTTGCTGACCGATACAGTGGGCTTTATCCAGAAGCTACCCACGCAACTCGTAGCTGCCTTTCGTGCCACTTTGGAAGAGATCAGCGAAGCTGACCTAATCCTGCATATTGTTGACATAACGCACCCTAATGTACGAGAACAGGTGCGCACAGTAGAGCAGGTATTGAAGGAGATAGGAGCAGCTCATAAGCCAATGTTGGTCGCCTTAAACAAGATTGACTTGCTCAAGGACCCAGACAGCGCGCAAGTAGCAACCGCACAATTCCCAAATGCTGTTGCCATCTCCGCGCTGCACGGACAGGGCTTGGATAATCTCCTTCTCCAGATCGAACGCATGTTGACCCAACAAATGGTGCTAGTGCGGGCTCGCGTGCCCTATGCCGCAAGCGAGCTGGTAGCACTATTCCACAGGCACGGCATTGTTATGCAGGAACGTCATGGCCAGAGCGGCATTGTGATCGAAGGAAAGCTACCACCGGGCCTGATGGCCCGCTTCGAACCTTATCTCGAATGA
- a CDS encoding LL-diaminopimelate aminotransferase, which produces MNLAKRIADLPPYVFAEAGQRLEQMKAEGVDVINLGIGSPDLPPPRPIIDALFASAMKPDNHGYAGYYGLPALRQAIADYYARRFGVELDPNQEVAVLIGSKEGIFNTSLAFLDSGDVALVPDPGYPTYSIGTHMAGGVRYPLPLFEEHGFLPQLESIPADIAHAAKILWLNYPNNPTGAVADLEFLSRAVHFAQCHDLLLCYDNPYCDLTFDGYQAPSILQVPGAKDVTLEFNSLSKTYNMAGWRVGMAVGNRQAIEALHRVKTHVDSGIFKPIQEAAIAALTGDQSWLVQRNTIYQQRRDAVMAFLPLIGMRASLPKAGLYVWARTPEGWTSQQFCLHVLEKTGVWLTPGTAFGEHGEGYARIALTVPEERLRTVAERLRRVNKLT; this is translated from the coding sequence ATGAATCTGGCCAAACGCATTGCTGACCTTCCACCTTATGTCTTCGCAGAAGCAGGCCAAAGGCTAGAACAAATGAAAGCAGAAGGCGTTGATGTCATCAACTTGGGCATTGGTAGTCCGGATCTTCCACCACCACGCCCAATCATTGACGCTCTCTTCGCATCAGCCATGAAGCCGGACAATCATGGCTACGCGGGTTATTACGGGCTGCCCGCGCTGCGACAGGCCATAGCCGACTATTATGCGCGCCGTTTCGGAGTGGAACTGGATCCAAACCAAGAGGTGGCTGTGCTCATCGGGTCAAAGGAGGGCATTTTCAACACCTCTCTGGCCTTCTTGGACTCAGGCGATGTAGCCTTGGTTCCGGATCCTGGCTATCCCACTTACAGCATAGGAACACACATGGCGGGGGGAGTACGCTACCCTTTGCCTCTTTTCGAAGAGCATGGATTCTTGCCACAACTGGAATCTATTCCTGCCGACATTGCCCATGCAGCCAAAATTCTTTGGCTGAATTATCCCAATAACCCTACTGGGGCTGTAGCCGACCTCGAATTCCTATCGCGAGCAGTGCACTTTGCCCAGTGCCACGACCTTTTGCTGTGCTACGACAATCCCTACTGCGATTTAACCTTCGATGGTTATCAAGCACCCAGTATCCTGCAAGTGCCAGGGGCTAAGGACGTCACATTGGAGTTCAACTCCCTATCCAAGACCTACAACATGGCTGGCTGGCGAGTAGGTATGGCGGTAGGTAACCGCCAGGCTATAGAAGCTCTACACCGCGTCAAGACCCATGTTGACTCGGGCATTTTCAAGCCCATTCAAGAAGCCGCTATAGCTGCTTTGACTGGCGATCAGAGTTGGCTTGTACAGCGCAATACTATCTACCAGCAGCGCAGGGACGCAGTAATGGCATTTCTGCCGTTGATTGGAATGAGAGCATCGTTACCTAAAGCAGGCTTGTATGTCTGGGCACGAACTCCCGAAGGCTGGACATCGCAACAGTTCTGCCTACACGTTCTGGAAAAGACAGGGGTCTGGCTGACTCCTGGCACTGCCTTTGGTGAACATGGTGAGGGATATGCACGCATAGCACTGACAGTGCCAGAAGAGAGGCTACGCACCGTTGCTGAGAGGCTACGCCGCGTAAACAAGCTCACCTAG